Proteins found in one Thunnus maccoyii chromosome 5, fThuMac1.1, whole genome shotgun sequence genomic segment:
- the LOC121896678 gene encoding transcription factor Maf, translating to MASELAMSNSDLPTSPLAMEYVNDFDLMKFEVKKEPVEPDRSISQCSRLVAGGSLSSTPMSTPCSSVPPSPSFSAPSPGSGSEQKAHLEDFYWMTGYQQQLNPEALGFSPEDAVEALISSSHQLQTFDGYARGQQFGGAAGAGGAMAGEEMGSAAAVVSAVIAAAAAQNGTPHHHHHHHHHHHAGAHHPSSGSQSGGGAGGNHQHLRLEDRFSDEQLVTMSVRELNRQLRGVSKEEVIRLKQKRRTLKNRGYAQSCRYKRVQQRHVLEGEKTQLIQQVDHLKQEISRLARERDVYKEKYEKLISTGFRENGGSSSDNNPSSPEFFMTSRKFLHL from the coding sequence ATGGCATCAGAGCTGGCAATGAGCAACTCCGACCTGCCCACCAGTCCCCTGGCCATGGAATATGTTAATGACTTCGATCTGATGAAGTTTGAAGTGAAAAAGGAGCCGGTGGAGCCCGATCGCAGCATCAGCCAGTGCAGCCGCCTGGTCGCCGGGGGATCCCTATCTTCCACCCCGATGAGCACGCCTTGCAGCTCGGTTCCCCCCTCTCCAAGCTTCTCGGCGCCCAGTCCGGGATCAGGGAGCGAACAGAAGGCGCACTTGGAGGATTTCTACTGGATGACCGGGTACCAACAGCAGTTGAACCCCGAGGCTCTGGGCTTTAGCCCGGAGGACGCCGTAGAGGCGCTGATCAGCAGCAGTCACCAGCTCCAGACCTTCGATGGCTATGCCAGGGGGCAGCAGTTCGGCGGCGCAGCCGGGGCAGGAGGCGCCATGGCCGGGGAGGAGATGGGATCAGCGGCCGCCGTGGTGTCCGCGGTTAtcgctgcagctgcagctcaaaACGGGACtccccaccaccatcaccaccaccaccaccaccaccacgcAGGAGCACACCACCCGTCCTCCGGGTCTCAGTCCGGCGGCGGCGCGGGTGGAAACCACCAGCACCTGCGCTTGGAAGATCGGTTCTCGGACGAGCAGCTGGTGACCATGTCGGTGCGGGAATTGAACCGGCAGCTCCGGGGGGTCAGCAAGGAAGAGGTGATTCGTCtgaaacagaagaggaggacGCTAAAGAACAGAGGCTATGCCCAGTCCTGCCGGTACAAGCGGGTCCAGCAGCGGCACGTCCTGGAGGGAGAGAAGACGCAACTCATTCAGCAGGTGGACCACCTCAAGCAGGAGATCTCCCGGCTGGCCAGGGAGAGGGACGTCTACAAGGAGAAATACGAAAAGCTGATCAGCACCGGCTTCAGAGAAAACGGAGGATCCAGCAGCGACAACAACCCTTCATCCCCGGAGTTTTTCAT